One Fusarium poae strain DAOMC 252244 chromosome 4, whole genome shotgun sequence DNA window includes the following coding sequences:
- a CDS encoding hypothetical protein (TransMembrane:1 (i288-309o)~BUSCO:46895at5125): MATPKFSSKSPTIRRILREAAEISNSPSADYTAEPLESDLFEWHFTLRGPPNSVYSNGIYHGRIVLPPTYPLRPPSFRFMTPSGRFEANREICLSISGHHEETWQPAWGVRTALVALRSFMETDARGQLGGLETTDAVRQRLANESSAFKCSACGKTNSEIIQECEERAKEASSSAQEVEVPKELNMGWRDEIGAKKEGENKTEQTNDDAETAQLAEGFVQTAPDVGSTGDNTPAPQPQFDNRNPTPTRTIPLPAPAPAPAAQAPVHAPIAAQAQQARRASDDGVPLWLDRAIVVLVVLLVALVLKIIFAV; the protein is encoded by the exons ATGGCGACTCCAAAGTTTAGCTCCAAGTCACCTACGATTCGACGTATAC TTCGCGAAGCAGCTGAAATATCCAATTCACCATCCGCCGATTACACAGCCGAGCCTCTCGAGTCCGACCTCTTCGAATGGCACTTTACACTCCGAGGGCCTCCCAACTCGGTTTACAGTAATGGAATCTACCATGGCCGTATAGTTCTACCTCCTACTTATCCCCTTCGACCGCCTTCTTTCCGTTTCATGACTCCAAGTGGTCGTTTCGAGGCCAACCGTGAAATTTGCTTGAGTATCAGTGGCCATCATGAGGAGACGTGGCAACCCGCGTGGGGAGTTAGGACAGCTCTAGTGGC ACTTCGAAGCTTCATGGAAACAGACGCCCGCGGTCAACTAGGCGGCCTTGAGACAACCGATGCTGTGCGCCAACGGCTTGCCAACGAGTCATCAGCATTTAAGTGTTCAGCATGCGGCAAGACAAACAGTGAAATCATTCAGGAATGCGAAGAGCGAGCAAAGGAAGCATCGTCCAGCGCCCAAGAAGTTGAAGTGCCCAAAGAGCTGAACATGGGATGGCGAGATGAAATAGGCGCCAAGAAAGAAGGTGAAAACAAAACTGAACAAACCAATGATGATGCCGAGACAGCTCAACTTGCAGAAGGGTTTGTCCAAACTGCACCGGATGTTGGTTCTACTGGTGATAACACTCCGGCCCCTCAACCACAATTTGACAACCGGAACCCCACTCCAACCCGAACAATCCCCCTCCCGGCCCCGGCCCCGGCCCCGGCGGCCCAAGCACCGGTCCATGCGCCGATTGCAGCACAGGCTCAACAAGCACGAAGGGCGTCTGACGATGGTGTTCCTTTGTGGCTAGATCGTGCCATTGTTGTGTTGGTTGTGCTTCTAGTGGCCCTTGTGCTCAAGATTATCTTTGCTGTGTGA